A DNA window from Drosophila pseudoobscura strain MV-25-SWS-2005 chromosome 2, UCI_Dpse_MV25, whole genome shotgun sequence contains the following coding sequences:
- the Osi9 gene encoding uncharacterized protein Osi9 has product MFKFVCLFALIASTAAAASEADSLLTSALKMVKDCGDRSMVLCMKERALHYFDTENGDVRLTEGIALVKTDDIPVGRSLNEIQLPEEVDSREAEVDSLLVERVARFFGTHTLQFKVPKDSIQDMQRALEESRGKKKEKKKYLMPLLMLFKLKMAALLPLAIGFLALISFKALVIGKIALLLSGIIGLKKLLESKKENYEVVAHPHYEHEHSYGRALPGGGEAQNLAYAAYKQ; this is encoded by the exons ATGTTCAAGTTTGTGTGCTTATTCGCGCTGATCGCCTCAACGGCGGCAGCCGCCTCCGAGGCAGACAGTCTCCTGACCAGTGCCCTGAAAATGGTCAAGGACTGCGGTGATCGATCGATGGTATTGTGTATGAAG GAACGCGCCCTGCACTATTTCGACACGGAGAACGGCGACGTGAGGTTGACCGAGGGCATTGCTCTGGTGAAGACAGACGACATACCCGTGGGCCGATCACTCAACGAAATCCAGCTGCCCGAGGAAGTGGATTCCCGGGAGGCTGAGGTCGACTCTCTGCTGGTGGAGCGTGTGGCCCGCTTCTTTGGCACCCATACCCTGCAGTTCAAAGTGCCCAAGGATTCGATCCAGGACATGCAGCGCGCTCTCGAGGAGT CGCGTggcaagaagaaggagaagaagaagtaCCTGATGCCCCTGCTGATGTTGTTCAAGCTGAAGATGGCCGCCCTTCTGCCCTTGGCCATTGGCTTCCTGGCACTGATCTCATTCAAGGCTCTGGTCATTGGCAAGATCGCCCTCTTGCTGTCGGGCATCATCGGCCTGAAGAAGCTGCTGGAGTCCAAGAAGGAGAACTACGAGGTGGTGGCGCATCCGCACTACGAGCACGAGCACAGCTACGGACGGGCCCTGCCCGGCGGCGGCGAAGCACAGAACCTGGCCTACGCGGCGTATAAGCAATAA
- the Osi11 gene encoding uncharacterized protein Osi11 produces the protein MDIMDSRLGLLIALLLATFHAHRTSWALELNTPSNNSTGSGESGLMRTVRHVYGQCAESEDIFWCCKVQGARLLGRALKVQQLSIVDGVNLVRRESAAQDTRTARASIAESQLNNRDLEHMSSKSLDALLLERFLGFVHSHQLQVNLPRLLHYGERNRNSQDWLQYLMSYFLSGNESESEGRDKKKDDKKYLGPFIAAVLLKTAILKMAYHSIAIVAGKALIVGKIALIISAIIGLKKLVGHDGGEKTTYEIVKHPQVQQSHTYSSSHQGEYDSGGHDSGGGSYHRSIDDEMMMQDKAYQAWLPQAQAGSPASASTKVSR, from the coding sequence ATGGACATAATGGATTCCCGCCTGGGTCTGCTTATagccctgctgctggccacttTCCATGCCCACCGAACCAGCTGGGCGCTTGAGCTGAATACCCCCTCCAACAACTCCACGGGCAGTGGGGAGAGCGGACTTATGCGGACGGTGCGCCATGTGTACGGCCAGTGCGCCGAAAGCGAGGATATTTTTTGGTGCTGCAAAGTGCAGGGCGCCCGACTGCTGGGGCGCGCCCTCAAGGTGCAGCAGCTCAGCATTGTGGATGGCGTTAACCTGGTGAGGCGGGAGAGTGCCGCCCAAGACACGCGCACCGCCCGTGCCAGCATTGCCGAGAGCCAGTTGAACAATCGAGATCTGGAGCACATGTCCAGCAAGAGCTTGGAcgccctgctgctggagcGCTTCCTTGGCTTCGTGCACAGCCACCAGCTGCAGGTAAATCTACCGCGCCTGCTGCACTACGGGGAGCGGAACCGGAACAGCCAGGACTGGCTGCAGTACCTCATGAGCTACTTTCTGTCCGGCaacgaaagcgaaagcgaGGGACGAGATAAAAAGAAGGATGACAAAAAGTATCTGGGACCCTTCATCGCCGCCGTTCTGCTGAAGACGGCCATTCTGAAGATGGCTTATCACTCGATCGCCATTGTGGCTGGCAAGGCTCTGATTGTGGGCAAAATAGCGCTCATCATCAGCGCCATCATCGGACTTAAGAAGCTTGTTGGCCACGACGGGGGCGAGAAGACCACCTACGAAATCGTGAAGCACCCGCAAGTCCAGCAGAGCCACACCTATTCATCCAGCCATCAGGGCGAGTACGACTCCGGCGGCCATGATTCCGGCGGCGGATCCTACCATCGCAGCATCGACGACGAGATGATGATGCAGGACAAGGCCTACCAAGCCTGGTTGCCACAGGCCCAAGCCGGCTCTCCAGCTTCTGCTTCGACAAAGGTGTCGCGATAA
- the LOC6897378 gene encoding acanthoscurrin-1 — MKLFVCVLALAAILATTNAGLLSLLKGGGGSGGGYSGGSGYGGGSGYGGGYGAGYGGGYNSGGGGGVQIVKVINTYEGGHGGGGGYSSGGYGSGYSNGGGYSHGGGGYGGGYGGGYGGGYGGGYGGGYGGGYGGGHSRVDVYKVITTTHGGGHSGGYGGGYGGGYGGGYAANYGSSYGGGYGSQSGWWKKK, encoded by the exons ATGAAA TTATTTGTATGTGTCTTGGCGCTGGCCGCCATTCTGGCAACCACAAACGCAGGACTGCTGAGTCTGCTGAAGGGaggaggcggcagcggcggggGCTACAGTGGGGGATCCGGCTATGGTGGAGGCTCTGGGTATGGCGGTGGATACGGAGCAGGATACGGCGGTGGCTACAacagtggcggcggcggtggtgtcCAAATAGTCAAAGTGATCAACACCTATGAGGGTGGCCATGGAGGCGGTGGGGGCTACAGCTCAGGCGGATATGGCAGCGGCTACAGCAATGGCGGCGGCTACAGTCATGGCGGAGGTGGCTACGGAGGTGGCTACGGAGGCGGTTACGGAGGTGGCTACGGAGGTGGTTACGGAGGTGGTTATGGAGGCGGCTACGGAGGTGGCCATTCTCGTGTGGATGTCTACAAGGTCATTACAACCACTCATGGGGGTGGACACAGCGGAGGATACGGCGGAGGATACGGCGGAGGATACGGCGGAGGGTATGCAGCAAATTATGGCAGTAGCTACGGCGGTGGGTACGGCAGCCAGTCCGGATGGTGGAAGAAGAAGTAA
- the LOC4801893 gene encoding uncharacterized protein: MWHYRAVFVLGIYMLVTINASTSSNSNNHFNDGTSGILTARNGKLQLELNAWQPFTQHNNWLILQATAPSSVQPERVSAPRILPQQQQQQQQQEEKQQQKQHQRLPVNYYAYNHRYNQSARSGIPPSAGGNYKQVRAQAAPATTLSDPARYVLAISQSMRRGGELRHQLPAAAEEEAEPDVRNAAASTLTNSQAHEADADDDEDVKDTDAIKHIEKPTLLGIQSYLGPFQHALVKVRNFCDSVGTLLSDIDEEQQDETLQFLADETSSNKLAATTRTITSTAKILTSKEADTDTVQGRYSHRVALDASEGRKLKKLKKKIQKLLLPLLIAYKLKFLTLIPVLIGGLTLLVGTTGLAGFFFALFTAVMSLKTTGGGGGHGYGSKAIVLKKI; this comes from the exons ATGTGGCATTATCGAGCAGTGTTTGTGCTCGGCATTTATATGCTCGTAACAATAAACGCGTCGACaagtagcaacagcaacaatcacTTTAATGACGGCACTTCCGGCATCCTTACGGCTCGAAACGGGAAACTACAGTTGGAGCTGAATGCGTGGCAGCCATTCACCCAGCACAACAATTGGCTTATCCTGCAGGCAACGGCACCCAGCTCAGTGCAGCCGGAAAGAGTGAGTGCCCCCAGAATtttgccacagcagcagcaacagcagcagcagcaagaggagaagcagcagcagaagcagcaccaACGACTTCCTGTCAATTACTACGCCTACAATCATCGGTATAATCAGAGTGCGAGGAGTGGCATTCCACCTTCGGCGGGCGGAAATTACAAACAGGTTCGGGCACAGGCAGCACCAGCGACAACTCTAAGCGATCCCGCCAGATATGTCCTGGCCATAAGCCAATCCATGCGACGCGGGGGTGAACTTCGACATCAGCTGCCAGCTGCTGCGGAGGAGGAAGCCGAGCCGGATGTGCGCAATGCGGCGGCCTCAACTTTAACTAACTCCCAAGCCCACGAAgccgatgctgatgatgatgaagatgtgAAAGATACCGATGCCATTAAACACATTGAGAAGCCAACACTTCTGGGAATCCAATCCTACTTAGGGCCTTTCCAGCATGCTCTGGTGAAAGTGCGTAATTTTTGCGACTCTGTGGGTACTCTTCTCAGCGACATAgatgaggagcagcaggatgAGACGCTGCAGTTCCTGGCAG ATGAGACAAGTTCAAATAAATTGGCGGCCACCACAAGAACCATCACCTCCACAGCCAAAATATTGACTTCAAAAGAggcggatacagatacagtccAAGGCCGTTACAGTCACCGTGTGGCATTGGACGCCTCAGAGGGCCGCAAGctaaaaaagttgaaaaagaaaatccaaaagctgctgctgccacttctgATTGCTTACAAACTGAAGTTCCTCACCCTCATACCCGTTCTCATTGGCGGCCTCACGCTACTCGTGGGCACCACGGGCCTGGCCGGCTTCTTCTTTGCTCTCTTTACGGCCGTAATGAGCCTGAAGACCAcaggtggcggtggcggccatGGCTATGGCAGCAAAGCAATAGTCTTAAAGAAAATCTGA
- the Osi10a gene encoding uncharacterized protein Osi10a encodes MLLLACCVLLFQLRGIAGSVSGSDFSHVGSEELQQFKQCVRGASGQRPRLTECLGRSALNFIQRVEESDNVSFVEDFLTVKSDSAAAGRSLANVLDTDPVDFRGILENAGAVMGQRSLEWHMDSLYPGLMFKIGPTTDANSVAEFVLDGAGVQGERQFGYEEPTAGRLLAKQYLLPFLLGLKFNLVALVPLLFAGICLLLKKSLFLVKLAVYVSSFLGFGGVVSSLGGLGGLGGLGGGLGGFGSFGGGSNFGFHGHRPVGHFPGKTTVFGHGDELHHQQHQQQYDVHEASPYRRSERKVRFEQPRAAETSSPAPNPHPPTEDRFYDFEHQRRPSNKLLAASVEQEAAGSADTLMRNFHTASVSAGMQGWQAVDVWHCLASESERLLETAARDNRTWRINDYLSIEPPPEAVAAATHAHGTDRSDGGAVRESSASSGFAGKLLQLVQGRALRVQLPRELTISNAIDDFGTELGFDQGRKKKDKDKHMAMMGGMIMMATVAQMFLGKVILIAGSAFIMAKIALVISLLGSLKKASTGHSGSSSPEHVIVTGSGSGSGSGHSHESGWHRSMPTHDYSSSQLEQIEEPPAHAHDQGYYAYEMETLKRRQSNQPPLEEKLQQQ; translated from the exons ATGTTGCTACTAGCTTGCTGTGTACTGTTGTTCCAGCTTAGAGGAATTGCTGGTAGTGTCAGTGGCAGTGACTTCTCCCACGTTGGAtccgaggagctgcagcagttCAAACAGTGTGTCCGTGGAGCCAGTGGCCAGCGGCCAAGACTGACCGAGTGCCTGGGACGCTCAGCCCTTAACTTCATACAGCGTGTCGAGGAGAGTGATAATGTTAGTTTTGTGGAGGATTTTTTGACGGTGAAGAGTGACTCTGCTGCAGCAGGGAGATCACTGGCCAATGTGCTGGACACCGATCCGGTCGACTTCCGAGGTATACTCGAGAACGCTGGTGCCGTCATGGGGCAGCGGAGTCTCGAGTGGCACATGGATAGTCTTTATCCGGGACTGATGTTCAAAATAGGACCCACAACGGATGCCAATAGTGTGGCTGAGTTTGTTCTAGATGGGGCAGGGGTGCAGGGGGAGCGACAATTTGGATACGAAGAGCCCACAGCTG GTCGTCTGTTGGCCAAGCAGTATCTTTTGCCCTTTCTGCTGGGTCTGAAGTTCAATCTGGTGGCTCTGGTGCCTCTGCTATTTGCTGGGATCTGCTTGCTGCTGAAGAAGTCTCTCTTCTTGGTTAAGCTGGCGGTCTATGTCAGCAGCTTTCTGGGCTTTGGCGGTGTCGTCAGCTCTTTGGGTGGATTGGGTGGCTTGGGTGGCTTGGGTGGCGGTCTTGGCGGCTTCGGCAGTTTTGGAGGTGGTTCGAACTTTGGATTCCATGGACATCGACCTGTTGGCCACTTTCCCGGTAAGACGACGGTCTTTGGCCATGGGGACGAGctccatcatcagcagcaccagcagcagtacgATGTGCACGAGGCGTCACCATATCGTCGAAGCGAGCGCAAAGTACGTTTCGAGCAGCCCCGGGCCGCAGAGACTTCGTCGCCTGCCCCTAACCCTCATCCACCCACCGAAGATCGCTTCTATGACTTTGAACACCAGCGCAGGCCGAGCAATAAGCTCCTGGCGGCCAGTGTGGAGCAAGAGGCTGCCGGCTCGGCGGACACCTTAATGCGAAACTTCCACACCGCCAGCGTCTCCGCAGGCATGCAGGGCTGGCAGGCCGTGGAC GTGTGGCATTGCCTGGCCTCCGAAAGTGAGCGATTGCTGGAGACGGCTGCTCGGGACAACAGAACCTGGCGGATCAACGACTATCTGAGCATAGAGCCGCCACCggaggctgtggctgctgccactcATGCTCATGGAACAGACCGTAGCGATGGCGGAGCGGTACGGGAATCAAGTGCGTCGTCTGGCTTTGCTGGCAAGCTGCTTCAGTTGGTACAGGGACGGGCTCTGCGTGTTCAACTTCCCAGGGAGCTGACGATATCGAATGCCATCGACGACTTTGGCACTGAACTGGGCTTTGATCAAG GTCGCAAGAAGAAGGACAAAGATAAGCACATGGCCATGATGGGCGGAATGATCATGATGGCTACCGTGGCCCAAATGTTCCTCGGGAAGGTAATCCTCATCGCCGGCTCTGCCTTCATTATGGCCAAAATAGCCCTCGTCATATCACTGCTG GGCAGTTTAAAAAAGGCATCGACTGGCCACAGTGGTAGTAGTAGTCCGGAGCACGTGATCGTCACCGgctcgggatcgggatcgggctCCGGACACAGCCATGAAAGCGGCTGGCACCGCAGCATGCCCACTCACGATTACAGCTCTAGCCAGCTGGAGCAGATTGAAGAGCCACCAGCCCATGCCCATGATCAGGGATACTATGCCTACGAGATGGAAACCCTGAAGCGGCGCCAATCCAACCAGCCACCGCTGGAAGAGaagcttcagcagcag
- the Osi12 gene encoding uncharacterized protein Osi12, which yields MTFKQRHLHPLSLLTLCLCLCLASRCEAGTEQISNLSAAGGGSGTTQSAGARTLLRVYDECTRAEAGFVPCLKKKAISFIDRLAPIDAINVADGIKLVRLESAPRPAVATSENELESSLPRSGSDRDAKLTNMLTERLSYFFNGHSLQVSFPKLTSDEIGRGLEEGRGKMKKMMGMMMMGMAMKMMGMIPIAMGALYILAGKALIISKIALLLAGIIGLKKLMSGKSSGGGSSGWSSGGGGGGGGGGWSSGGGGGGGGGWDRRSLNEAQEMAYRAHKEQLAHPQLYHQQQQQQQLQPLHPKSAAPQVTKS from the exons ATGACATTCAAGCAAAGGCATCTGCATCCGCTGAGCCTGCTCaccctgtgcctgtgcctgtgcctcgcCAGCAGATGCGAGGCGGGCACCGAGCAGATCAGCAATTTGTCAGCcgctggcggtggcagtggcaccaCTCAGAGTGCCGGCGCACGCACCTTGCTGCGCGTTTACGATGAGTGCACCCGTGCCGAGGCCGGATTCGTGCCATGCCTGAAGAAGAAGGCCATCTCCTTCATAGATCGTCTTGCCCCCATCGATGCCATAAACGTGGCCGACGGCATCAAGCTGGTGCGCCTGGAGTCGGCCCCACGTCCCGCCGTCGCCACCAGTGAGAACGAGCTGGAATCCTCGCTGCCTCGCTCCGGCAGTGACCGCGACGCCAAGCTGACGAACATGCTCACCGAGCGCCTCAGCTACTTCTTTAATGGCCATTCGCTGCAGGTCAGCTTCCCCAAGCTGACATCCGATGAGATTGGACGCGGGCTCGAGGAAG GTCGCGGCAAAATGAAGAAGATGATGggcatgatgatgatgggcaTGGCCATGAAAATGATGGGCATGATCCCCATTGCCATGGGCGCCCTATACATACTGGCTGGCAAGGCTCTGATCATCTCGAAGATagccctgctgctggctggtaTCATTGGCCTGAAGAAGCTCATGTCGGGCAAATCGTCGGGCGGTGGCAGCTCTGGATGGTCGTcgggtggcggcggcggcggtgggggcGGTGGCTGGTCATCgggtggcggtggaggcggcggcggtggttgGGACAGGCGCTCCCTCAACGAGGCCCAAGAAATGGCGTACCGCGCCCACAAAGAGCAATTGGCGCATCCACAGTTATaccatcagcaacagcagcagcagcagctgcagccgctgcaTCCGAAGTCGGCGGCGCCACAGGTGACCAAGTCATAG
- the Osi8 gene encoding uncharacterized protein Osi8 has protein sequence MIKYVWHVAALMIVFCWLSTARSASYQHQHQHQSLNSLGVGQKPQPQPQPSASSSASTPTGFWKDMSLVYRIYQQCTGENMSVCLKVKLLTGLEKVFRSAKTLALFEGVQFVSSGSGSVGEEQKRAKLPPISEQDIVAVLPRSTDAKDQVLNSMIFKRVGNFLQDHTLQVKFPDMRDSDSSTAEGRKKKDKKGNGAYIMIPLLLGGTFVPIAYGALAMLAGKALIVSKLALVLASIIGIKKLLSGGGGGKESSHEVVVSGGSHSGWGRDFDMAYSGWKPAKEQQAGSAKSL, from the exons ATGATCAAGTacgtgtggcatgtggcagcccTCATGATTGTCTTCTGCTGGCTGTCAACTGCTCGCAGCGCCAGctaccagcaccagcaccaacaccagaGTCTGAACAGCCTCGGCGTCGGGCAGAaaccacagccgcagccgcagccgagTGCCTCCAGCTCCGCATCCACTCCCACCGGCTTCTGGAAAGACATGTCGCTTGTTTACCGAATCTACCAGCAATGCACGGGCGAGAATATGTCTGTCTGCTTGAAGGTCAAGCTGTTGACCGGCCTGGAGAAGGTCTTTCGCTCGGCGAAAACTCTGGCTCTCTTCGAGGGCGTGCAGTTCGTTAgctctggcagtggcagcgtcGGTGAGGAGCAGAAGCGGGCCAAGTTGCCGCCAATCAGTGAGCAGGACATTGTGGCTGTTCTGCCTCGCAGCACGGACGCCAAGGATCAGGTTCTCAACAGCATGATCTTCAAGCGGGTAGGCAACTTTCTCCAGGATCACACGCTGCAG GTAAAGTTTCCGGACATGCGCGACTCGGACAGCAGCACCGCGGAGGGTCGGAAGAAGAAGGATAAAAAGGGCAATGGCGCCTACATTATGATACCTCTGCTCCTCGGCGGCACATTTGTGCCAATCGCCTACGGCGCCTTGGCCATGCTGGCCGGCAAGGCGCTGATTGTGTCCAAACTGGCTCTGGTGCTCGCATCCATCATTGGCATCAAGAAACTGCtgagtggcggcggcggtggcaagGAGTCTTCGCATGAGGTCGTCGTCTCTGGTGGCAGCCACTCGGGCTGGGGACGTGACTTCGACATGGCCTACAGCGGCTGGAAGCCAGCCAAAGAGCAGCAAGCGGGCAGCGCAAAGAGCTTGTAG
- the Osi7 gene encoding uncharacterized protein Osi7, with the protein MANNKVIFGVLCLVTLAAALPAEETRGHARNAIGGENDIMDSIYSDCLRKDSVSCVKYKLFNFVDKVLGARDQFALTEGVTVVRSPDAPAQEAARSISGDESFESLALNRISSFLNSHTIKVELKGADIVQAVSSTGRALEDASESLFGSNDPNAPEESRGKKKKAAKILGPILALVALKAAALLPLLLGAIALIAGKALLIGKIALVLSAVIGLKKLLSQEKHVTYEVVAHPHHSSSHSASHDSYGSGYSADAGASSASYGSSGHGGWGRSIDAQDLAYGAQKPQA; encoded by the coding sequence atggcaaacaataAAGTTATATTCGGTGTCTTGTGTTTGGTCACACTGGCCGCGGCCCTTCCGGCCGAGGAGACGCGCGGCCATGCCCGCAACGCAATCGGCGGCGAGAACGACATTATGGATAGCATCTACAGCGACTGCCTGAGGAAGGATTCGGTGTCGTGCGTCAAGTACAAGCTGTTCAACTTCGTGGACAAGGTGCTCGGTGCCCGCGACCAGTTCGCTCTCACCGAAGGTGTGACCGTTGTGCGCTCCCCTGATGCCCCAGCGCAGGAGGCTGCTCGCTCCATCTCCGGAGACGAGTCGTTCGAGTCTTTGGCCCTCAACCGTATCAGCAGCTTCCTCAACTCGCACACCATTAAGGTTGAGCTGAAGGGCGCCGACATTGTCCAGGCCGTCAGCTCTACCGGACGCGCCCTCGAGGATGCCTCCGAGTCCCTGTTCGGCAGCAACGACCCCAACGCTCCCGAAGAGAGCCGtggcaagaagaagaaggccgCCAAGATCCTTGGCCCCATTCTGGCTCTGGTTGCCCTGAAGGCCGCCGCTCTGCTTCCCCTTCTCCTTGGTGCCATCGCTCTGATCGCCGGCAAGGCCCTGCTCATCGGTAAGATCGCTCTGGTTCTCTCCGCCGTGATCGGCCTGAAGAAGCTGCTCTCCCAGGAGAAGCACGTCACCTACGAGGTCGTCGCCCATCCCcatcacagcagcagccactcggcCAGCCACGACTCCTACGGCAGCGGCTACAGCGCCGATGCGGGCGCCTCCTCTGCCTCGTACGGCAGCAGCGGTCACGGTGGCTGGGGACGCTCCATCGATGCCCAGGATCTGGCCTACGGTGCCCAGAAGCCCCAGGCTTAA